One window of Cuculus canorus isolate bCucCan1 chromosome 10, bCucCan1.pri, whole genome shotgun sequence genomic DNA carries:
- the LOC104054315 gene encoding sodium/hydrogen exchanger 2 — MERQRSGQKAAPAVLAASLLSSSLQAAGVGALQGSPPMPLLEDVILENISWAAEEAQGNESSEHAFFSLDYQHVQVPFEITLWIMLASLAKIGFHLYNKLPSVVPESCLLIFVGLIMGGIIYGLNDKSPPVMDSDIFFLYLLPPIVLDAGYFMPSRPFFENIGTILLYAVVGTIWNVFGIGFSLYGICQVKAFRLQDVSLLHNLLFGSLIAAVDPVAVLAVFEEIHVNEKLHILVFGESLLNDAVTVVLYKLFRSFCEMSTIKTVDVFAGVGKFFVVGLGGVLVGLTFGMTAAFTTRFTKDIRVIEPLFVFLYSYLSYLTAEMFHLSGIMAIVACAMGMKRYVEANISLKSHTTVKYFMKMWSSVSETLIFIFLGVSTIGENHEWNWPYICFTVIFCLIWRALGVLVLTFFVNRFHVNTVTSKDQFIIAYGGLRGAICFSLVFLLPDFRRKKLFIAATTVVILFTVFVQGMTIRPLVDMLAVKRKRESAPTVGEQIHIRFLDHLLAGIEDISGHWGQYYWKDKLEYFNSKYLQKILLREYDQPKSSIVLLYEKLERKHAIELAEAGQLGHAPSHPSLLNNRTVITDKKLENTLNLDVLENIQEILARNLYRIRRTGPAYNRHTLPGETEPMGRAKEILILRHKGMRVEVSRGDGIISRKEKDDSYSMPGDSRPCRSLSAGNAEKLQGVKENRSQSVCVIPPPQPSDTAWREKKEMEKELTLEM, encoded by the exons ATGGAGAGGCAGAGATCAGGACAAAAAGCTGCACCTGCTGTCCTGGCTGCGTCCTTGCTCTCTTCCAGCCTCCAAGCTGCAGGGGTCGGAGCCCTGCAGGGCTCTCCACCGATGCCGCTGCTGGAGGACGTGATCTTGGAGAACATCAGCTGGGCTGCCGAGGAAGCCCAGGGCAATGAATCTTCAGAGCACgcatttttctctctggacTATCAGCATGTTCAAGTCCCCTTTGAAATCACACTTTGGATCATGCTGGCATCCTTGGCCAAAATAG GATTTCATCTATATAACAAGCTGCCTTCTGTTGTTCCCGAGAGCTGTTTATTGATATTTGTAGGACTCATCATGGGGGGAATCATCTATGGCTTAAATGACAAGTCACCGCCTGTTATGGACAGTGACATCTTTTTCCTCTACCTGCTGCCACCCATCGTCCTTGACGCGGGGTACTTCATGCCTAGCCGTCCCTTTTTTGAGAACATTGGCACTATCCTCCTCTACGCGGTCGTAGGGACAATATGGAATGTGTTTGGGATCGGCTTTTCCCTGTATGGGATCTGCCAGGTGAAAGCTTTTCGCCTTCAGGACGTGTCGTTGCTCCACAACCTCCTGTTTGGCAGCCTGATCGCTGCTGTGGATCCCGTGGCGGTGTTAGCGGTCTTTGAAGAGATACACGTCAATGAAAAGCTGCACATTTTGGTCTTTGGCGAGTCGCTCCTGAACGACGCCGTCACGGTG GTGCTATACAAGCTATTTCGATCTTTCTGTGAAATGTCAACCATCAAAACTGTGGATGTTTTTGCTGGAGTTGGAAAATTCTTTGTGGTTGGGCTAGGAGGAGTTCTAGTAGGTCTTACTTTTGGGATGACCGCCGCCTTTACCACGCGATTCACCAAGGATATCCGTGTCATTGAACCGCTCTTCGTCTTCCTGTACAGCTACCTCTCCTACCTCACCGCCGAAATGTTTCACCTTTCAGGGATCATGGC CATTGTTGCTTGTGCCATGGGCATGAAACGCTATGTGGAGGCCAACATATCTCTGAAGTCTCACACCACAGTCAAATACTTCATGAAGATGTGGAGCAGTGTTAGTGAAACCCTCATCTTCATCTTTCTTGGAGTTTCCACCATTGGAGAAAATCATGAGTGGAACTGGCCATACATTTGCttcactgtcattttctgtctcatttgGAGAGCATTAG GGGTCCTTGTGCTGACTTTCTTTGTGAACAGATTTCACGTGAACACTGTCACCAGCAAAGACCAGTTCATCATAGCGTACGGGGGGCTCCGAGGAgccatttgtttctctttggttttcttgcttCCTGACTTCCGCAGAAAGAAGCTCTTCATTGCAGCAACGACTGTTGTCATCCTCTTCACCGTGTTTGTCCAG GGAATGACCATCCGTCCTCTCGTTGACATGTTGGCTGtcaagaggaaaagagaaagtgctCCTACAGTGGGAGAGCAGATCCATATTCGG TTCTTGGATCATTTGCTGGCTGGCATTGAAGATATATCTGGACACTGGGGACAGTATTACTGGAAAGACAA ATTAGAATATTTCAACAGCAAATACCTGCAGAAGATCCTTCTTCGAGAATACGATCAGCCAAAATCAAGTATTGTGCTTCTCTACGAGAAGCTGGAGCGCAAGCATGCCATCGAGCTAGCAGAAGCGGGGCAGCTGGGTCATGCCCCGTCTCACCCGTCCTTGCT CAACAACAGGACTGTCATAACAGACAAAAAATTGGAGAATACTCTGAATCTGGATGTCCTGGAAAACATACAGGAAATACTGGCAAGGAACCTGTACCGGATAAGGAGAACG GGGCCGGCGTACAACAGGCACACCCTTCCCGGAGAGACTGAGCCCATGGGACGCGCCAAGGAGATCCTGATCCTCCGGCACAAGGGCATGCGGGTGGAAGTGAGCCGAGGTGATGGGATCATCTCCAGGAAGGAG AAGGATGACTCCTACTCGATGCCGGGTGACTCCAGGCCATGCCGCTCCCTCTCCG CGGGGAATGCAGAAAAGCTTCAGGGAGTGAAAGAGAACCGCTCGCAGTCTGTGTGCGTCATCCCACCACCACAGCCCAGTGACACGGcctggagggagaagaaagaaatggagaaagagcTGACTTTGGagatgtaa